From the genome of Winogradskyella forsetii, one region includes:
- a CDS encoding GEVED domain-containing protein has translation MIKNYFLSLVLFLSCYILNAQLNSGDIAFVQYNADGTDEFVFVALVDIPAGEVINFTDNEENDLTGGEGTITWTAPGGGVSCGSIVTITTTPSASAGSVTETNDLNFAGSGDSILAYQGTTASPTFIAALSNDGGSWGGTNDGNLPAGLVNGTTAIAISPQVDNCAYNGTLTNDTRAALLAAINNNANWTLTDNTAQQTYAGGNFTVSDCVASDPNLAITGTAIHGSSCTSTAATTIQYTIANSGVLSAAGVSVTSDDAQFVVSNLSSTTIAASGTATFDVTFTPSAVGAQGATITVTSTTPTSNSPTINLTGTGITSPTITTQPSNQNEVIPNTATFNVDSSDASTYQWQVSTNGGTTWTNVTVGSGATTDTYTTAATSAPMDGNQYRCILTNSCGFTNSNVVTLNLSNDIPNNARNIEACLAETSIELEWDASSGTPSPTGYIVFAQTGSTIPTSTPAAAGDASTYNANTDYTLATTYGTLGKAVYKGTNTNATITGLTSGNDYTFKVVAYNSENLTGWSNAINSSGSWNDTYTIGMPNATLTGASVAPTSSVLTWTNPLPTSCYEILIVANQGSTTFTPVDGNTYTANATYSSLNSIVFMGNGITTTVNGLTDGVEYCYIIFVRSIATGEWSSGDSICQTTGLSYCTSEGGNSTDSGILNVTLNTINESSSSNPAYTDFTSVSTDLTLGETYPLSVNVNTGGNYSSYVKVWIDWNRNGSFSNSSNEAIELGILDNDNDGQPSLSPINITVPSNATVGNVRMRVSSNSDSGDDDYATPCASFGYGEVEDYIINIVRPVGAEIHVEGNNNTIFNGDITTSGLNNTAFGTTNIGNTIVKTFTIESIGASTLNLTGSPDVQITGTNASEFVVSTQPSNSSLIGGQDTDFTITFTPSGSGIRTANVEIATNDSDENPFTFAIQGIGECNSATYEMSPINGPAGTVVTITTTSGSNADSATALYDGLATTVDYILPSIFQIRIPDNAISSNISFEDVTGCTRYLPFTVITSDITSCDGLGELPTDIFISEVTDRDSSIDGHSYVELFNGTGAAIDISDYFIEVHSNGNSFASGYIDIPNSTTLADGDTYVISFGTGSNIVDPVSQNDYFSSNTTGINDADHLILNNGSMDIDLWGDTSGNPFTGGVGTEYNGPNPNGSDYTYRRNFSGTTLPSMTWNAADWALITPLNYSDIGNYDFSIGEAPLVQDQPNDADFNCEFSASFTITGSEAYDEPEDTQNLAYQWYFNQPGTSTWTEISSGNSNYTGQQSATLNIIDTFNLDGYQYYCQLREDSTTCFKASNAVKLDVRVSTWNGTWSVPPSIDRFALIDDDYDTSEITNGEISFEACGCTITNTHELIISDNDFVRVDNNLVVDGSLVVRPYGSFVQINDAGTVTGNVLSNKNKIQVVKKTTLLNSSQEYTYWSSPVYGEIVSDGLAEANLDRVFSFAGENFLDATREVNNNDGTLPGQDDIDDDNNDWQVESGTTVMLPGTGYAATQGFAPSFPTQIDYIFEGPFNNGVYNVPIYRNDSETNDNNWNFIGNPYPSAINAVSFLAANASIDQNAAGSIYGAIFFWSHNTAADGNTNGNEALNYAQSDYAIMNGSGATMGGDMIMPNPYIPSGQGFFVSMDDGAPSTPVSGNIRTTNVTFNNSMRVTGNNDQFFRSASSATNKLWLNLTTDNGVFNQILIAYVNGATDANDGMYFDAERQLSVETNAAIFSFLENSNSLKFAIQGKNPDHLNLDEIIPLGFNTSIDSPTLYTISIHQFEGEFLTDNNIYLKDSNLNVYHNLSANDYTFTSESGEFNNRFEIVFTPSTLSIDDHFINANDLTIVELPNGDVEFKLNSKKNSISNVEILDALGRRIYNLKGSNATEVYNLSQLSQSAYIAKITLSNGQVISKKAIKQR, from the coding sequence ATGATTAAGAATTACTTTTTATCTCTTGTGCTATTTCTAAGTTGTTATATATTGAATGCTCAGCTTAATTCTGGTGACATTGCATTTGTACAATATAATGCTGATGGCACAGACGAATTTGTTTTTGTAGCGTTAGTGGACATTCCAGCTGGTGAAGTCATTAATTTTACTGATAATGAAGAAAACGATTTGACCGGTGGTGAAGGAACTATTACTTGGACTGCACCAGGCGGTGGAGTTTCTTGTGGAAGTATTGTCACAATTACTACAACTCCTTCAGCAAGTGCGGGAAGCGTTACAGAAACCAATGACCTGAACTTTGCTGGAAGTGGAGATTCTATCCTTGCATATCAAGGCACAACTGCTTCTCCAACATTTATTGCCGCCTTAAGTAATGATGGTGGATCTTGGGGTGGTACCAACGACGGTAATTTACCTGCTGGATTAGTTAACGGAACAACAGCCATAGCGATAAGTCCACAAGTTGATAATTGTGCATACAATGGCACATTAACTAACGATACTAGAGCAGCTTTATTAGCAGCAATTAATAATAATGCAAATTGGACCCTTACCGATAATACAGCACAGCAAACTTATGCAGGAGGTAACTTCACCGTATCGGATTGTGTCGCTTCAGATCCAAACTTAGCAATAACAGGAACAGCAATTCATGGCTCTTCATGTACAAGTACTGCAGCAACAACAATACAATACACTATAGCTAATAGCGGTGTTTTATCTGCTGCAGGTGTTAGTGTAACTTCTGATGACGCACAATTTGTGGTTAGTAATTTATCATCAACGACTATTGCAGCATCTGGTACAGCGACTTTCGATGTTACTTTTACGCCATCTGCAGTTGGTGCTCAAGGTGCTACAATTACAGTAACTAGTACAACACCTACGAGTAATTCACCAACCATTAATTTAACAGGTACAGGAATTACCTCTCCTACAATAACAACACAGCCCTCCAATCAAAATGAGGTTATTCCAAATACAGCCACTTTTAATGTCGATTCTTCAGACGCAAGTACTTATCAATGGCAAGTTTCTACTAATGGAGGCACCACTTGGACTAATGTTACTGTAGGTTCTGGCGCAACAACTGATACCTACACCACAGCTGCGACTTCTGCACCAATGGACGGCAACCAATACCGTTGTATTCTTACTAATAGTTGTGGCTTTACAAATTCCAACGTAGTAACATTAAATTTAAGTAACGATATCCCTAATAATGCAAGAAATATTGAAGCCTGTTTAGCCGAAACAAGTATCGAACTGGAGTGGGATGCTTCATCTGGTACACCAAGTCCTACAGGCTATATTGTGTTTGCTCAAACAGGAAGTACAATTCCAACAAGTACTCCAGCTGCTGCAGGCGATGCTTCTACCTATAATGCAAATACCGATTACACTTTAGCTACCACCTATGGTACCCTCGGAAAGGCAGTTTATAAAGGTACCAACACCAACGCTACCATAACAGGCTTAACCAGTGGCAACGATTATACGTTTAAAGTAGTAGCCTACAATAGCGAAAACCTTACTGGTTGGTCAAATGCTATTAATAGTTCTGGTTCATGGAACGACACCTATACAATCGGAATGCCTAACGCAACCTTGACTGGAGCTTCGGTAGCACCAACCTCATCAGTCTTAACTTGGACAAACCCACTACCAACGTCTTGTTATGAGATACTAATTGTAGCAAACCAAGGAAGCACAACGTTCACACCAGTCGATGGCAATACTTATACTGCAAATGCAACCTATAGTAGTTTAAATTCTATTGTTTTTATGGGTAATGGGATTACCACAACTGTAAATGGACTAACAGATGGCGTAGAATATTGTTATATAATTTTTGTAAGAAGTATTGCAACTGGTGAATGGAGTTCTGGTGATTCTATTTGCCAAACTACAGGTCTTTCCTATTGTACAAGTGAAGGAGGTAACTCTACAGATTCAGGTATTCTAAATGTAACTTTAAATACCATTAATGAGAGCTCTAGTTCTAACCCTGCATATACCGATTTTACAAGTGTTTCTACTGATCTAACCTTAGGTGAAACTTATCCTTTGAGTGTAAATGTTAATACAGGTGGAAATTATTCGTCCTATGTTAAAGTCTGGATTGATTGGAACCGAAATGGTTCTTTCAGCAATTCTTCTAATGAGGCTATAGAACTAGGAATTTTAGACAATGATAATGATGGACAACCTTCATTATCTCCTATTAATATTACCGTACCGTCTAATGCTACGGTTGGGAACGTGAGAATGCGAGTGAGTTCTAATTCGGATAGCGGCGACGACGATTATGCAACACCTTGCGCTAGTTTTGGATACGGAGAGGTAGAGGATTACATCATTAATATTGTACGCCCAGTGGGTGCTGAAATTCATGTAGAAGGTAATAACAACACTATTTTTAATGGAGATATAACAACAAGTGGTTTAAACAACACGGCTTTTGGCACTACCAACATAGGTAATACAATTGTTAAAACCTTTACAATAGAGAGTATTGGTGCTTCTACGTTGAATTTAACAGGAAGTCCAGATGTACAAATCACAGGAACCAATGCTTCAGAATTTGTAGTATCTACCCAACCTTCAAACTCCAGTCTTATTGGAGGTCAAGATACCGATTTTACAATAACGTTCACCCCTTCTGGCTCAGGTATTAGAACGGCTAACGTAGAAATAGCTACAAACGATAGTGACGAAAATCCGTTTACCTTTGCAATTCAAGGTATAGGTGAATGTAATAGTGCAACTTATGAAATGTCTCCGATTAATGGTCCAGCTGGCACAGTAGTGACAATCACGACCACTAGTGGCTCCAATGCTGACAGTGCAACAGCATTATATGATGGTCTAGCAACAACTGTAGACTATATATTACCATCCATATTTCAGATTAGGATTCCTGATAATGCCATTAGTTCAAATATATCCTTTGAAGACGTTACAGGCTGCACTAGATATTTACCATTTACGGTAATCACTTCAGACATCACAAGTTGTGACGGACTTGGAGAATTACCAACAGACATCTTTATTAGTGAGGTCACAGATAGAGATTCGTCTATTGACGGACACTCTTATGTTGAATTATTTAACGGTACAGGAGCGGCAATTGATATTTCAGATTATTTCATCGAAGTACATAGTAATGGAAACTCATTTGCTAGCGGATACATCGACATTCCCAACAGTACAACGCTTGCCGATGGTGATACCTATGTAATTTCATTTGGCACAGGATCAAATATTGTTGACCCAGTATCTCAAAACGATTATTTTAGCTCTAATACTACAGGTATTAATGATGCAGATCACTTAATCCTAAATAATGGTTCTATGGATATCGATTTATGGGGAGATACCTCAGGAAATCCATTTACTGGAGGTGTAGGTACGGAATATAATGGCCCTAATCCAAACGGTAGTGATTATACCTACAGAAGAAACTTCTCAGGAACCACTTTACCAAGTATGACATGGAACGCTGCGGACTGGGCTTTAATAACTCCACTCAACTATTCAGACATTGGTAATTATGATTTCTCAATTGGAGAAGCACCTTTAGTACAGGATCAACCTAATGATGCTGATTTCAATTGTGAATTTTCAGCGAGCTTTACCATAACAGGTAGTGAAGCTTACGACGAACCTGAAGACACACAAAATTTAGCATACCAATGGTATTTTAACCAACCAGGAACTTCAACTTGGACTGAAATATCATCGGGCAACTCAAATTATACTGGCCAACAATCAGCGACTTTAAATATTATTGACACATTTAATTTAGATGGCTACCAATATTATTGCCAATTAAGAGAGGATAGTACTACCTGTTTCAAAGCATCCAATGCCGTTAAACTCGATGTACGTGTATCCACTTGGAATGGCACTTGGTCTGTTCCGCCTTCGATAGATCGCTTCGCCTTGATTGATGATGACTACGATACTTCAGAAATTACAAATGGTGAAATTAGTTTTGAAGCCTGTGGTTGTACCATTACTAATACTCATGAATTAATTATCTCTGACAATGATTTTGTACGTGTTGATAATAACTTAGTTGTAGATGGTAGTTTAGTAGTTAGACCTTATGGCTCATTTGTTCAGATTAATGATGCAGGTACAGTTACTGGAAATGTTTTATCCAATAAAAACAAAATACAAGTTGTTAAAAAAACAACTTTATTAAATTCAAGTCAAGAATATACGTATTGGAGTTCGCCAGTATATGGTGAAATTGTTAGTGACGGTTTAGCTGAAGCAAATCTTGACCGCGTTTTTTCTTTTGCAGGAGAAAACTTCTTAGATGCTACGAGAGAAGTGAATAACAATGATGGAACACTCCCAGGCCAGGATGATATTGACGATGACAATAATGATTGGCAAGTAGAATCAGGCACAACTGTTATGTTACCTGGTACAGGTTATGCTGCTACACAAGGTTTTGCTCCGTCTTTCCCCACACAAATAGATTATATTTTTGAGGGGCCTTTTAATAACGGTGTTTATAATGTTCCTATTTATAGAAATGATTCGGAAACCAATGATAATAACTGGAATTTTATTGGAAATCCATATCCTTCGGCAATTAATGCTGTCAGTTTCTTAGCTGCCAATGCAAGTATAGACCAAAATGCCGCTGGTAGTATTTACGGCGCTATTTTCTTTTGGTCACATAATACTGCAGCAGATGGTAATACTAATGGGAATGAAGCGCTGAACTATGCACAAAGTGATTATGCCATTATGAATGGTTCTGGTGCAACAATGGGCGGCGACATGATAATGCCAAATCCTTATATTCCTTCTGGTCAAGGTTTCTTTGTCTCTATGGATGATGGTGCGCCTTCAACACCAGTCAGTGGAAATATAAGAACTACAAATGTTACTTTTAATAATAGCATGAGAGTTACCGGAAATAACGATCAATTTTTTAGATCAGCTTCGAGCGCTACAAATAAATTATGGTTGAATTTAACCACAGATAATGGTGTATTCAACCAAATCCTTATTGCCTATGTAAATGGTGCAACAGATGCTAACGATGGAATGTATTTTGACGCTGAAAGACAATTATCTGTTGAAACCAACGCAGCTATATTTTCATTTCTAGAAAACTCTAATTCTTTAAAGTTTGCAATTCAAGGCAAAAATCCGGATCACTTAAATTTAGATGAAATTATTCCTTTAGGATTCAATACAAGTATTGACTCTCCTACTTTATATACGATTTCAATTCATCAATTTGAAGGCGAATTTTTGACCGATAACAATATTTATCTCAAAGATAGTAATCTTAACGTGTATCATAATCTTTCTGCAAATGACTATACTTTTACATCTGAATCCGGCGAATTCAACAACCGCTTCGAAATTGTATTTACACCAAGCACACTTTCTATAGATGATCATTTTATAAACGCCAATGATTTAACTATTGTTGAATTACCAAATGGTGATGTTGAATTCAAATTAAATTCTAAAAAGAATAGTATTTCTAATGTTGAAATTTTGGATGCCTTAGGAAGACGCATTTATAATTTAAAAGGCAGCAATGCTACTGAAGTTTATAACTTATCGCAATTGAGTCAATCGGCTTATATTGCTAAAATCACCTTGTCTAACGGACAAGTTATTAGCAAAAAAGCGATTAAACAACGCTAA
- a CDS encoding regulatory protein RecX yields the protein MNTHKTYTVNEAQKKLEHYCAYQERCHKEVRIKLKVMNMIPEAIDVIIVHLIAHNFLNEERFAKAFVRGKFRIKKWGKNRLVRELKFREISKYSIDAALKEIDLDDYYKTLDELTLKRIAQVSEKNSYKKKKKVADYLLYRGWESHLVYEKLNEYIKNSS from the coding sequence ATGAATACACATAAAACCTATACCGTTAACGAAGCGCAAAAAAAGTTGGAACATTATTGTGCCTACCAAGAGCGTTGCCATAAAGAGGTTCGGATAAAGCTAAAGGTAATGAACATGATTCCTGAGGCTATCGACGTGATCATTGTACATTTAATTGCGCATAATTTCTTAAACGAAGAACGTTTTGCGAAGGCTTTTGTCCGTGGGAAATTCAGAATTAAAAAATGGGGCAAGAACCGTTTGGTAAGGGAATTGAAATTCAGGGAGATTTCTAAATATAGCATTGATGCGGCCTTAAAAGAAATCGATTTAGACGATTACTATAAAACCTTGGATGAATTAACCTTAAAGCGCATCGCCCAAGTGAGTGAAAAAAATAGCTACAAGAAGAAAAAAAAGGTGGCCGATTATTTATTGTACAGAGGGTGGGAATCGCACTTGGTGTATGAAAAATTGAATGAATATATTAAGAACTCATCATGA
- a CDS encoding DUF6646 family protein yields the protein MKNIVVIVALLAFSFGNAQAFEGKGDTKFQVGANFQDMATGINASFDYGLGANISVGVSSSYALGGASGIENLDFEDRFDLKARFNANLGNVINIDENFDLYPGLNLSLKNFGGHLGARYFFTEGFGVYTEANFPLAKYDKDNIVDIHNQFTLNLGAVFNI from the coding sequence ATGAAAAATATTGTAGTAATAGTCGCTTTATTGGCTTTTAGTTTTGGTAATGCACAAGCTTTTGAAGGTAAAGGCGATACTAAATTTCAAGTTGGTGCTAATTTTCAAGATATGGCCACAGGAATCAATGCGAGTTTCGATTATGGATTAGGCGCAAATATTTCGGTAGGTGTTTCTTCTTCTTATGCTTTAGGAGGCGCTAGTGGTATAGAAAATCTTGATTTTGAAGATCGATTTGACTTAAAAGCACGTTTTAATGCAAATTTGGGCAATGTCATTAACATTGATGAAAATTTTGATTTGTATCCTGGTTTAAACCTCAGCCTTAAAAACTTTGGTGGGCATCTTGGCGCGCGTTATTTCTTTACGGAAGGTTTTGGTGTTTATACAGAAGCGAATTTTCCTTTAGCTAAATATGATAAGGACAACATAGTTGATATACACAATCAGTTTACTTTAAACTTGGGTGCTGTTTTTAACATTTAA
- a CDS encoding cupin-like domain-containing protein, which yields MQLNLQDIPRVGTITKADFIKHYFKPQKPVVIERFIDDWPAYTKWNLDYIKEVAGDLTVPLYDDRHVNHADGFNQPHAEMKMSDYVDLLKREPTKYRIFLWNILKKVPQLQNDFTFPDFGVSLMKKLPMLFFGGTDSYTFMHYDIDLANIFHFHFEGKKQCILFDQNQTKYLYKVPHALIAREDIDFKNPDFEKWPALKNAKGWICDLNHGEVLYMPEGYWHYMRYITPGFSMSLRAIARNPVNLGKAIYNILVMRNVDTIMRRIKGQKWIDWKNKKAITNTKRFG from the coding sequence TTGCAATTAAATCTACAAGACATTCCTCGTGTTGGGACGATCACAAAAGCTGATTTTATAAAGCATTATTTTAAACCACAAAAGCCTGTGGTTATTGAGCGATTTATTGACGATTGGCCAGCGTACACCAAGTGGAATTTAGACTACATCAAAGAGGTTGCTGGAGACTTAACTGTACCACTTTATGATGACCGACATGTCAACCATGCAGATGGCTTTAACCAACCGCATGCCGAGATGAAAATGAGCGATTATGTAGATTTGCTAAAGCGCGAACCTACAAAATACCGTATTTTTCTCTGGAACATACTAAAGAAAGTACCACAGCTTCAAAACGATTTTACCTTTCCTGATTTTGGTGTTAGTCTGATGAAAAAACTGCCGATGTTATTTTTTGGCGGCACGGACTCCTATACGTTTATGCACTATGATATTGATTTGGCTAATATTTTCCATTTTCATTTTGAAGGTAAAAAGCAATGTATTTTATTCGACCAAAACCAAACTAAATATTTATACAAAGTCCCGCATGCTTTAATTGCAAGAGAGGATATCGATTTTAAAAACCCTGATTTTGAAAAGTGGCCAGCGCTAAAAAATGCCAAAGGTTGGATTTGCGATTTAAACCATGGTGAAGTGCTTTATATGCCAGAAGGGTATTGGCATTATATGCGTTACATTACACCGGGATTTTCCATGAGCTTAAGAGCCATAGCAAGGAACCCGGTAAACCTAGGTAAAGCCATTTATAATATTCTTGTGATGCGGAATGTTGATACTATAATGCGACGTATAAAAGGCCAAAAATGGATTGACTGGAAAAACAAAAAGGCTATTACAAACACCAAGCGTTTTGGATAA
- a CDS encoding flotillin family protein produces MYLLTIQENFNAESLGGPMLLIFVALFIIVTLLILIKRYKRCPSDRILVVYGKVGGGQSAKCIHGGAAFIIPVIQDYEFLDLTPISIEVNLVNALSKQNIRVNVPSRFTIGVSTEPGVMQNAAERLLGLGAQDVQELAKEIIFGQLRLVVASMDIEEINNDRDKFLTNISQSVETELKKVGLKLINVNITDIVDESGYIEALGKEAAAHAINAARKSVAEKTRDGSIGEANAVQDERTQVAAANAQAVEGENTAKIAVANSDSLRRQREAEAERVAIASEKVQSAKALQESYAAEQEAETARAERERSSQMADIIVPAEIDKRKVEIDAEAEAERIRRKAKGEADAILFKAQAEAQGQFEVLTKQAAGLQEIVRAAGNNSRDAVLLLIADKLPELVKTQAEAIKNIKIDKVTVWDSGANGEDGKSSTANFLSGMYKSVPPLQEMFNMAGMDLPEYLKGKDKKEIEADDAKIDKSEK; encoded by the coding sequence ATGTATTTACTAACCATTCAAGAGAATTTTAATGCGGAAAGCTTAGGCGGACCGATGCTACTGATTTTCGTTGCTTTATTTATTATTGTGACCTTACTTATTTTAATAAAACGCTACAAGCGTTGTCCATCGGACCGGATTTTAGTGGTCTATGGAAAAGTGGGCGGCGGACAATCTGCCAAATGTATCCATGGTGGCGCGGCTTTTATCATTCCTGTGATTCAAGATTATGAATTCTTGGATTTAACACCAATTTCTATCGAAGTGAATTTGGTCAATGCCTTATCTAAACAGAACATTCGTGTTAATGTGCCATCACGTTTTACCATTGGTGTTTCTACCGAGCCTGGCGTTATGCAAAATGCTGCAGAGCGTTTATTGGGATTGGGCGCACAAGATGTACAAGAATTAGCTAAGGAAATCATTTTCGGACAATTACGTTTGGTGGTCGCCTCTATGGATATTGAGGAAATCAATAATGATAGGGATAAATTCTTAACCAATATTTCGCAGTCTGTTGAAACGGAATTAAAGAAAGTAGGTTTAAAACTGATCAACGTAAACATCACGGATATTGTTGACGAGTCTGGCTATATCGAAGCACTTGGTAAAGAAGCTGCTGCACACGCTATTAACGCTGCACGTAAATCGGTTGCTGAGAAAACAAGGGATGGTTCTATCGGTGAAGCCAATGCCGTACAAGATGAAAGAACCCAAGTAGCCGCTGCAAACGCACAAGCTGTGGAAGGTGAAAACACGGCGAAGATTGCCGTTGCCAATTCCGATTCGTTACGTCGTCAGCGTGAAGCCGAAGCCGAACGCGTCGCCATTGCTTCTGAGAAAGTACAAAGTGCCAAAGCCTTACAAGAGTCTTATGCTGCAGAGCAGGAAGCCGAAACAGCGAGAGCAGAACGCGAGCGTTCCTCTCAAATGGCCGATATTATTGTACCTGCAGAAATTGATAAACGCAAAGTAGAGATTGATGCTGAAGCCGAAGCTGAGCGCATTAGACGTAAAGCAAAAGGTGAAGCGGATGCCATCCTTTTTAAAGCACAAGCAGAAGCACAAGGTCAGTTTGAAGTGTTAACTAAACAAGCTGCAGGTTTACAAGAAATTGTGAGAGCCGCTGGCAATAACAGTCGAGATGCGGTATTATTATTAATTGCCGATAAATTACCGGAATTGGTAAAAACGCAAGCAGAAGCCATCAAGAATATCAAAATCGATAAAGTGACGGTTTGGGATAGCGGAGCCAACGGTGAAGACGGAAAATCATCAACTGCTAATTTCCTTTCTGGCATGTATAAATCAGTGCCACCTTTACAGGAAATGTTTAATATGGCTGGTATGGACTTGCCAGAATATTTAAAGGGAAAAGACAAAAAAGAGATTGAAGCAGACGATGCTAAGATTGATAAATCGGAAAAATAA
- a CDS encoding putative signal transducing protein produces the protein MQNTFVTIAKFQYSAEAEIIKGRLESDGIKVFLKDNITIDTDPLVSNAIGGIKLKVLAEDEEKALEILKAIKAFSVNDDGEPIVCPNCGSNHIELYSTINDFKSLMSFLIGFITGTLPFSTRYQYKCEDCNTEFPMN, from the coding sequence ATGCAAAACACCTTCGTCACCATAGCCAAATTCCAATACTCCGCAGAAGCCGAAATCATAAAAGGCCGATTAGAGTCTGATGGCATCAAAGTGTTCTTAAAAGACAATATCACCATTGATACAGATCCTTTGGTCAGTAATGCCATTGGAGGCATTAAACTCAAAGTACTTGCCGAAGACGAAGAAAAAGCCTTGGAAATTTTAAAAGCCATAAAAGCCTTTTCGGTCAATGACGACGGTGAGCCGATTGTTTGTCCTAATTGTGGAAGCAACCATATTGAACTCTATTCCACCATCAACGACTTTAAATCCTTGATGTCTTTTCTTATTGGTTTTATAACAGGAACATTGCCCTTTAGCACACGATACCAATACAAATGTGAGGATTGCAACACTGAATTTCCTATGAATTGA
- a CDS encoding DUF2975 domain-containing protein: MRKLTILKSLIDFVWIVTCIPAILLLLFFTVYMFIEPEVLKMVFETEDILIQTSTATVQILGLLYIVVCFVSIYCVYLFRKTISYFQKVQPFHTYVIDNYYKIGYLLIGIGISFSVLYFLAQLFLTTEFKIHIGWSPYLMLICLGLFFMVLSEVFKVAKHTKEENELTI, encoded by the coding sequence ATGAGAAAGTTAACTATTCTAAAAAGCTTGATAGATTTTGTCTGGATTGTAACCTGTATTCCTGCTATTCTATTGCTTTTATTTTTTACTGTTTATATGTTTATTGAGCCAGAGGTTTTGAAAATGGTTTTTGAAACAGAGGACATTCTAATTCAAACTTCTACAGCTACCGTTCAGATATTAGGATTACTGTATATTGTTGTGTGTTTTGTCTCAATTTATTGTGTTTATCTGTTCAGAAAAACTATAAGTTATTTTCAGAAGGTACAACCTTTTCATACTTATGTTATTGACAATTATTATAAAATTGGTTATCTGCTTATAGGAATAGGAATTTCTTTTTCAGTTTTATATTTTTTAGCGCAATTATTTCTTACCACAGAATTTAAAATCCATATAGGATGGAGTCCTTATTTAATGTTAATCTGTCTTGGCTTGTTTTTTATGGTATTGAGTGAAGTGTTTAAAGTAGCAAAGCATACTAAGGAAGAAAACGAATTAACGATATAG
- a CDS encoding helix-turn-helix domain-containing protein — MPIIVNLDIMLVKRGMKSNELAELVGITTANLSILKTGKAKAIRFSTLEAICKALDCQPSDILEYVEAH; from the coding sequence ATGCCCATAATTGTTAACCTAGACATAATGTTAGTCAAACGCGGCATGAAGAGTAACGAGCTCGCAGAACTAGTTGGTATCACCACGGCAAATCTTTCCATTTTAAAAACAGGAAAAGCAAAAGCGATTCGGTTTTCAACCTTAGAAGCCATCTGTAAGGCTTTAGATTGCCAACCTAGTGATATTTTAGAATATGTTGAAGCTCATTAA